The DNA window CCGACTATGGAATATCTGGCCCTCGCTCGGTCTCTAAGCACTGGAAATGTACACGGTCTTGGTGTGATGTTTCTGGGATCACTCTACCATTGGCTGAATGTCGCTGTGAATGATGTGCCCCTCTCTAGGCTTAACGGGGTGATGTGGTTCCTTCAGATGTGTCTGTTCTCTTATTTTCCTGAGTTAAAATCCCCACCCGGCCTTCTTTCTGAGAGGTTGTCATGGAGGGAACTAATGGCTTGTCAGAGTACTTTCACTGTTGCAGGGGTGTGTGCTTTTATGCGATCTCTGCCCTTCTCGAGAGCAGTTCACCGGCCACCATTCCTCACCATCACAGCCGAGGATTACCCGTGGATTGGGTATATGGCTACCAGTAAAGCGACAGACGTAACTTCCTTGGTTAACAATGTGCGGACTGCCACCCTACATCCTCGTTTCCTTGTACATGACGGGGTGTCCCCCCGTGATCAGAGTACCCATGTTTTTGAGTTCTACAATCCAACCTTGTACCCCTCCCAGCTAGGTTTGTGTCCAACCGTGCCCTCCAACGCTTTGTATCTGCCTCGCCCCCTGAACGAAATGTTGAAAGCAGAGTTGTCTCAAAAAAAATTCACTTCCCTATCGTTGATCGAATTATCGGAGCAAGTCGAATATTTTAAGACTCCTGTTGTGGAGGCCCCCATTTCAGTCTCCGATGACTACCTTGAATGGTGGACTGCGAGATACAATTGTATTATCCCTGCAGAGTTGGACATATCAGGTATATTTTCCCCTGCTTTTGTATGATTTGCTATTCTGAGATTTTAAATATTACGTATTTGGACATGTAGATCCTCAAAGTCCTCGACCAGTCTTGGATCTGTCGGTTGCAAGGAATGATAAAAAAAGCAAGGAGGGGAAGCCCAATCCTAACCCAGTGATTCCGTCTGTTCAAGTGAAACAAGTATCTGTTCGTTCGCCGTTGAGACGGCGGACTCGATCTACCACTCATTTGTCTCGGGCAATCCAACCACTCATCTCCATTCCTCCAGCTGGCCTTGTGACGGTGGAAGAACTTGATTCCTCCTCAACCTCCAGTCCTTCCAGAGAAATCGAGTCGGATGAGCGCATCCATTTGGCCACTCCTCTGTCCTCATTAAAGCATAGAAAAGTCCTTCCCGGGGGTCATTCTGATGATGTGGTAGAGAAATCTCCCTCGGCTGGCTCCCACTGTCAGGTAATAGCCATTCTACTCTCCCTTTCAATTCCAGTTATTGTTTGGGTCTCACCTTCTCTTTGGCTTTGTAGGATTTATCGGTACGGAGGGCGATGGTCTCTTTGGTTGAAGAGAATCAGGCATTTGACTTTAGCTTTTTAGATTCCGGGGCCTCCCCTATGGTTTCTTCTTCTCACATTCCTACTGGCTTGGAAGTAGCCACCGCCAAGGCTTCGCTGCGGCATTTTCTAAATATAAATCTTGATGCCTTAGGAGCCATGGAGAGGAGCACCATTCTGTCTGCCATGTCCATACTGCAGAGTAGCCCTGATTTTTCCTCCACATCCCCGTTGCATGACATACTGAATACTCTGCCATCTATGTTTTCTGCTTTTCAGGCTTCGAGTTCCACTTGTTCCGAGACATTGACTCAGGTAAGAAATTTCAAAGGACAGAAAGAAAGATTGGATAGCCTACTCTCCGAGAGAACAACTGCCTTATCCATCTTGCATCAAAAGACTACAGAGTTTGATGCCAAGGAGGAACTAGTGAAGAAACTAGAAACGGAACTCGCTCAACACAAAGCTGATATGGTAACTCTTCTGCACGAGAGTGAGGCTGTAAAAGCCTCCTCCGATAAACTCAAGCTCGACATTCAATGTCTGGGTGATGATTTGATGAATCAGAAACAAGCCTATCAACAATGGGAGGATGACTTGAGGGCTGCTGAACAAACTCGAGCCGAGTGCCTGTCCAAATGGGAAGAATTGCGCCAACTTGACCTTTCTTGATACTCCGTCTCATCTTTATGGCGATCTCAGTTTATGTTTGGTGTTTTTGGGAATTTTCTAGAACATTAATGTAATGTTTTCTTGACTATTACACTTTTTTGCCATGATTTGGCTTGTTCTTTTGTTTCATGAATGTTGGTGAATGATTAGAACTCAATTTTGCTGTTGGAATATAATTTTGTTTGGACATCTGTTGCTTGGGGGCTTGTTGCAGGTATTCACATTTTGGCATAATACATTTATAAGGGAAACTTCTGCCAAAATTTTTCCAAAAAGTGAACCTCATAACGACGCAAACCAACGCAAATCAACACATATTCCCAATGAACGGCCAAACCATATGGTTCCTGTTAAAGTTCAGCGAAGTTTCAAGTCCTGTACTAAATGAACTTCGTTCTGTCGTCGATTTGGCCCACTAGCACCATGAACATTTTACCTAAACTAATTACAACGGACTCCAtgagcctaatttatttatttacatgtATTTCATCACTATTTACAAACAAGTTCAACAAGGAATGGCTTAAAAGCCGATTCCTTACATATTCATATGGACTCCTTACAAATTAATTACGACAGATCTAAACAAAGTGGCCATTTAGCCTACTTAGTACTGCACTCCTTTGCATCCCGCTTCATGAACCCTTCGGCTCCGACATCTCCACCCAACTACTGAGATAATAGTGCTTTAAATACTTGCCATTGATGCATCTTCTATGTGGCCTCCCATCCAGACTGGACAGCCAGTATGCGTTTCCATCTAAAACTCGATAAACTTTGAATGGCCCTTCCCAATTGGGCGACCATTTGCCGAATTCCCTGTCTTTGGATCCAAGAGGTAGGATCACCTTCCAAACCACGTCTccttcttcaaatattttcttgttCACACGTTTATTGTAACTTCTGGCCACCTTGGACTTCTGCAGCATCAAAGCATTATATGTCTGCATTCTCAGCTCATCCAAATCCTCAAGTTCCATGATCATAGCTTCAGTGTAACTCTCTGGTTCCAAATCATTTTGCTTCATTACTCTCAAAGAAGGGACTACCACTTCCATAGGCAACACTGCATCATGCCCATAAGTCAAGGTGAAAGGGCTTGTGCCAGTAGCACTTCTCTTTGATGTCCGATAAGCCCATAAAGTTTCTGATAACAGACGGTGCCAATCTCGGGGGTTATCCTCCATCATctttttcaatattttgatCAATACTTGATTTGAAGCTTCAGCTTGACCATTGGACTGGGGATAATGAGGTGAAGAATTGATCAACTGGATTCCATAATCCTCGGCAAATTCCTTCATTTCTGACCCCACGAACATAGTTCCCTGGTCAGTGGTGATCGATTGCGGGATTCCAAATCTGTGAATAATATGTTCCTTCACGAATGTCACAACATCTCTCTGTTCCACCTTCTTCATAGGAAGGGCTTCAACCCACTTGGTGAAAAAATCGGTAGCCACAATTATAAAGGAATGTCCTTTTGATGAAGGAGGATAAATTTTCCCTATCAGGTCTATTGCCCACCCCTGAAAGGGCCATGGTTTTATGACGGCATGCAATTCATCAGCTGGTATTCTCTGGATATTTCCGTGTTTTTGGCACCGTTGACATCCTCTCGAATATCTTATACAGTCCTTCAGCATCGATGGCCAGTAATGGCCATGTCTACGGATTAACCACCTCATTTTAAACCCCGACTGGTGTGCTCCACATATTCCCTCATGGACTTGCTGCATTACTCGCATGGCCTCTGGGAAACCCAAACATCGCAACAACAAACCATCATCCCCTTTCCTGTACAGTTCATCTCCCATCAAGATATAATGTAAGGTCCTTACCTTCAAACCATAATGCACCTTCTGTTCAGGATTTCTCAATGCATCTTTTATCTCATCCCTCCAATCTCCAGCGAGGTCAACATCAATATCGAAAGTATCTACTTGTATTCCACGCTGTTGAATTGAAGGGTGATTTCTTTTTTGTATCAACAAGAGTTTGTGGGTGAGCTCGGGCGACATCTTTAAACCGGAAGCAATTTGAGCCAATTCATCAGCTTCCCAATTGTCTTCCCTTGGCACATGTTGGAATGTCACATCTTCAAAATCATCAAGAAGCTGTGAAGCAGCAGTAAAGTAAGGGGCCAACGCCAAACTCGAACATTTATACTCCCCTGACATCTGCTTGAGAACCAACTGGGAATctcctataatcaatacatctTTAGCGCCCAAATCTCGTAAAATCTCCAAACCAATCACTAATGCTTCATATTCAGCCTGATTATTGGTGCAAGGGAAGTCTAGGTTGAATGACAAGGCAGTCTTCACACCCGTTGGGGATGTTATCACGACTCCCACCCCTGATGCCCTCTCAGTGCTGGAGCCATCAAACTTTAATATCCAAGGCTGATCGACATATAATACTGGAATATCTACTGGTGCACTCCCTGCCGCGTCAACCATAGGGTGGTCTGCCAAAAAATCTGCAATGGCTTGGCCTTTCATGGATTTTTGGGGACAATAAATCAATGTAAATTCAGCCAAAGCCAGCGACCATTTGCCAATTCTCCCAGTCAAGATAGGCCTGTGAAGCATGTATTTGACAAGATCTGTCTGTGAAATCACATAAACTCTTGAATGAATGAGGTAATGCCGCAGTTTAGTACATGAATAATACAACGCCAAACACAACTTTTCTACGGCTGAATATCTAACTTCCACCTCTGTTAATGAACGACTCAGATAATAAATGGCCTGCTCATGATTCTCTTGATTATTTTGTGCTAAAAGACATCCAATAGAATCCTGAGCGGCCGATATGTACAATTTGAGGGGAAAACCATGTTTTGGGGACATCAAAACAGGAGGTTTAGACAAATACTCTTTTATTTTATCAAAGGCTTCTTGGTGACATTTTTCCCATTTAAATTCTTCCGATTCTTTCAACTTTAATAATAGAGAAAATTCACGAGTTTTACCTGCCAGGTTCGAAATAAATCTTCTTAAATAATTTACCTGGCCGAGGAATCTTTGTAGCTCCTTCTTATTTTTCGGTGGCATCGCTGCCATAATAGCTTTAGCCTTATTTTTGTCCACCTCTACACCTCGTTGGTGAACCAAAAACCCAAGGAAATTCCCAGCCTGTACACCGAAAGCACATTTCAAAGGATTCAACTTCAAGTTGTGCTGCCTCATCCTTATAAAACTCTTCTCAAGATGGCCAAGGTGATCTGCTGCTTTTCTTGATTTCACAACAATGTCTTCAATGTATACCTCCAAGCATTGACCAATCATGTCATGGAAAATGGTATTCATGGCCCTTTGGTAGGTTGCCCCtgcattttttaatccaaatggcataacaagCCATTCAAACGTGCCAATCGCTCCAGGTCATCTAAAAGCTGTCTTGGATACATCCTCCTCTGCTATTTTTATTTGGTTGTATCCTGAAAATCCATCCATAAATGACATCAACTCATTTTTTGCCACTGCATCAATTAACATATCAGCTACTGGCATGACATAAATATCTTTCGGGGTGGCACAATTTAAATCTCTGAAATCTATGCAAACTCGAAGCTTCCCATTCTTTTTCATGACCGGGACTATGTTTGCCAGCCACTCCGTATACCTTATCGGACGGATGAATTTTGCTTTAAGCAATTTTTCAATTTCTTCTTTCACCCTTGCTTCAATCGCCTTGGACATCCTTCTAGCCGGCTGTTGGTATGGATTGAAACCATCTTTAATTGGTAGTCGATGTTCCACCAATTTACGGTCTATACCAGGCATATCCTCATATTCCCATGCGAAACAATCTTTGAATTCTGTGAGAAGTTTCACAATTCCCTTTTGCATCTCTTCCCCCAATAAATCACTGATGTACGTGGGTTTAGGGCATTCCACAGTTCCCAGATTCACCTCTTTCAAAGGGTCTTGAGTCTCCGGCTGCCGATCTTCCATTTGAGCCGGAGCTAAGACTATGTCTTCCAATTGTAACTCTGTTTCCTCACTAATATAAAATCTGTCTTCAAATATTACTTCAGTTCCATCAATGTCCCATAATTCCTGAGATTGGATTTCAGTCACCAGCTGCTGCAATGTGGCTTTCCACTCGGAAGTTGCAGCCACTTCCATTTCTTCTTTAGTGAATTTAATCATCGACCACCTCGATAATAGGTCGAACCATGGGTCTAGGAGAGACCATGTCAATGGGTTTGAGAATTTTTTCAACTGCTCCCCTTATTTTCTTGGTGTCCATGTAGAGTGCTCCTTGCTGCCCATTCACCTTGTAATCACGAATTCTGATAGGTCCGAAGGCTCCATCATAGTATCTAGCTTCTACTGCGTTGGAGTTTGACTGATACGGCTGTGAATCAGCCTGTACCACTTCCACTTCATCCCCTTTCCACATCAACAATAACTGGTGCATGGATGACGGTACACAATGATTGGTGTGAATCCAATCTCTTCCTAACAAAGCGTGGAAACTAGCACTGGAATTTACCACAAAAAAGGCTGACAACGAAGATCGGGAGCCTACAGTGATGTTTGCTGGCAACACCCCAAGAGTTTTTTTAGACTCCCCGGTAAAGGCTGCCACAGAAACTTCGGTGGGAATCAAATCCTCCACCTCCTTCCCCAATTTCTGAAGAATTCTGTACGGCAAAATATTCACAGCAGACCCATTATCTATTAACACTCTAGACAATGGCTTTCCATTCACATGCGCTACGATATAGAGTGGTTTAATATGCTGAGTCATTTCATTTGTGGGTCGTTTCATCAATACTCTTTTCTCTTCATCGACAAAAACACCAACACTTTCATTCAAAATCTCAGTCTGAACAGGTTGTGTACCATTTTGATTACCAGCGAACACTTCGGACTCGCACATCCTTTTGCGTTTGAATTCCTCTGGCAACATTAACGAGCCAGTGGCACATTCAAATGAAATCAAAATCTGCCCCACTTTGACAGTAGCCCTCTTGACTGGTTCACTGTCTTCCTCGGATAATAGATCATCATCTACCTCCTCATTATCTTCAGTAGCCTTTCTCccaaattttttcttctctttaaaTGACTCCTCTACCCCAGACCTACGTTCAGCagctttttctctcaacaaACGTCGTTTTTGGGTTCTAGAAAGAGGCTTTGGGAATTTTGGATGTTCTACTCACCTCCATACACCATCAGGGATTGCTCTGGGAGGAACAACAAAGCGGGAATTCCTCTCATATTTTTATCAGTGTTCATAAGAGATGGCCTCTGTATTATCTTATGAGATGACTGATGGCCACTTCTTCTCTCGTTATTCATCGACCAAGAATATGGGCTCCTTCTGAGGTACTGTTTCACCGGCCTTCTGGCCATGGATTCCCTGTCATACCTCATATTCCTTCCAGTATAATGCAGATCTTCCTCACTGTAATAGCGGTCTTTTCCATGACAAGTTTCTGATTTCTTCTCTTTAACCTCAAACATCATTTTCCGACGCACCCAACACTTCTTTACAGTAATTCTCGGCCTAATGGACATGTCCCTGTTTCCACTCCTCCTCCTCTCATTGATCAAGAAGCGCAAGTCAGTACTGCTCATATTCACATTGGCTATCGGGGGAAAAGGATCTTCATCCACGATCATTGCCTCTTTTTTCTCGGGGAATTTCAAGATCCCCTTGTTGATTCTTTCCTGCAAGACATTCTTGAAAGCCCAACAAGCATTAGTATTATGATCGAAGGAATTATGGTACTTACAGTAATCTCTCCCTTTCAATAATCTCTCCCTTTCAATTCCTCCCTAGTGGGCAGCTTATGGTCTGGGGGGAATGTTATAAACTTTTCCTACACTAAATGATCAAAGATTTCCTCCGTCCTTGATGCATCGAACGTATAGGGAGTTTGCGCTGGAGGCATGTTTTTCTTGGAAAATTCTTCATTCTTGCGCTTCAACAATGGGACAGTGCGTGATCCAGAATTTGCTACTTCTGCCAACGCAATTTCCTCCACTTCCTGGAAATAAGAGCGCACTGTAGACTTTCTTTTATGACTCTCCTCTTGTAACAATTCCTCATACTCTGACACTTTGGCAGCAAGTTCATAAAAATCAAGGAATTCCATCCCTTGGAACTtctttctaagttcaaaatcaagTCCTCGCTGTGCCATCTTCACGTACTCTGATTCAGGGAGGAAAACTCGGCATCTGCTTCTCACCTTCTTGAATTCGCAAATAAAATCATTAGCAGATTCCCCCGGTTTTTGGACCACCCTTGACAACTCCGCTATACTGATCTCCGGCATTGTTCTGAAGAATTGTGTATGGAACTGACGTTCCATATCATGCCAAGTCATTATAGAGTCCCGAGGCAGCGTTGCATACCATGTGAAAGCAGTGCTGGTCAAGGAATTGGGGAACAAACGTAACTTGTAATTACAAAAGTTCTCCAAATTTGCCAATTCCCCGCACTGAATTGTAAACCTCGCCACATGTTCTACGCTGGACAGACCGTCTTCCCCGGAGTATAACGTGAAGTCTGGAATGCGGTATCCTCTTGGATAAGGGTTGTCACGATCCACAACATCAGGATACGGTTTATGGAATTCTGGTCGGTTAATTGGCCTCACTCCTGGGCCATACAACTCTTGAATAACATCACGTACCATCTCAAAATCCACAACTGGAGTTTGTCGTAACTGGTAAGGAGGATAGATTGCCCCCCGAGCGTTATTCCCTGAACCTGGCGCTGGAAATCCACGCATTCCCCCATCACCATACATCCCTAGATGTGAGTTAGGAGACGTCACGGAGAACACATTACCAGCCATTTGTTGGCCATTGTTGCAGTTTTGGAACTTTAATCCCAATTCTTCATCCCTCTTGTGCGGAGGAGTGTATCTCCCTCCCTGGCAGATTCTGGAATTCGTGTTTCCCCCAAGCGGCGATTTTCACCTGCTTGAGAAATTCCTGATCCCTGGCCTTGATCTTTTAGCAATTTAACGTCAGTTTCTTGGAGTT is part of the Primulina eburnea isolate SZY01 chromosome 1, ASM2296580v1, whole genome shotgun sequence genome and encodes:
- the LOC140806489 gene encoding uncharacterized protein, which codes for MAGNVFSVTSPNSHLGMYGDGGMRGFPAPGSGNNARGAIYPPYQLRQTPVVDFEMVRDVIQELYGPGVRPINRPEFHKPYPDVVDRDNPYPRGYRIPDFTLYSGEDGLSSVEHVARFTIQCGELANLENFCNYKLRLFPNSLTSTAFTWYATLPRDSIMTWHDMERQFHTQFFRTMPEISIAELSRVVQKPGESANDFICEFKKVRSRCRVFLPESEYVKMAQRGLDFELRKKFQGMEFLDFYELAAKVSEYEELLQEESHKRKSTVRSYFQEVEEIALAEVANSGSRTVPLLKRKNEEFSKKNMPPAQTPYTFDASRTEEIFDHLV